In one Bacteroidota bacterium genomic region, the following are encoded:
- the secDF gene encoding protein translocase subunit SecDF, with product MQSKGAIRLFAIVFALVCLYQLSFTFIANRVEKNAKEVAAGDPEAERRYLDSIASEPVYNLLVRNYTYREVKDREINLGLDLQGGMNVTLEVSVVELIKELANKSIDPAFNASIARAVELQKTSQEDFVTLFGRAFNEIAPDAKLSSPTIFGTRELSEKIKPYESTNEEVLIFLRSEAEDAFEISFNVLRNRIDKFGVAQPNIQKLGNSGRILVELPGVKEKERVRKLLQGTAKLEFFETHENKNIYPLLEAANEVVKELKKEAGIDSTAIVVDEIQASAEQVAPQEELVQTEKEKPTLLEKLELEDTTSVSDTLAAEKNLQELAKEYPLFALLNPSGAEQGPVVGYALIRDTAKVNEYLNHKKVRAVFPSRTEFLWTVKAFDKEGKALQLIAINPASPDGKAAMEGDVITDARQTFGQFGATPEISMTMNAAGARKWRELTSNNIGKSIAIVLDDFVYSFPTVQGEISGGQSSITGNFSITEAKDLANVLKAGKLPAPARIVEEAVVGPSLGEESIRAGLISFVIALLLVLVYMVFYYNQAGLAANFALLANLFFIFGVLASLGAVLTLPGIAGIVLVIGMSVDANVLIFERIREELSTGKGLRLAIEDGYQKAYSSIIDANVTSLLTGIILYTFGTGPIRGFATVLIIGILTSLFAAIFLTRLIFLYRLDKNKSVKFFTKFTENAFKNSNFDFVSKRKIYYLISGIIITGGIISFAARGLNMGVDFVGGRSYVVRFDQDVRTIDLRSALTTAFDEAPEVKTFGGAQQVKITTKYLIDSQEEDAEQIVENKLIEGLSQFGDGNFEIMSSQKVGPTVANDIKAAAVWAILFSFLVIFLYIILRFKKWQFGLGALVAIFHDVLIVLACFSLFYGILPFSLEIDQAFIAAILTVIGYSINDTVVVFDRIREYLSTSRKREMDTLINEALNSTLSRTFNTSFTIFIVLIAIFIFGGEVIRGFSFALLIGIVVGTYSSICIATPIVIDFSKKPEELK from the coding sequence ATGCAAAGTAAAGGTGCGATAAGATTGTTCGCTATAGTATTTGCGCTGGTTTGTTTATATCAGTTATCATTTACATTTATCGCTAATCGCGTTGAGAAGAACGCCAAAGAAGTAGCAGCAGGTGACCCCGAAGCCGAAAGACGATATCTTGATTCTATAGCAAGTGAGCCGGTATATAATCTTTTAGTTAGAAATTACACTTACCGTGAGGTTAAAGACAGGGAAATTAATCTGGGCCTTGATCTTCAAGGTGGGATGAATGTTACTCTTGAGGTTTCTGTTGTTGAGTTAATAAAAGAGCTGGCAAATAAAAGTATTGATCCAGCTTTCAATGCATCTATTGCAAGAGCAGTTGAACTTCAAAAAACCTCACAAGAGGATTTTGTTACGTTATTTGGAAGGGCTTTTAATGAAATTGCTCCTGATGCAAAACTTTCTTCTCCAACTATTTTTGGAACAAGGGAACTTTCTGAGAAGATAAAACCATACGAATCAACCAATGAGGAAGTATTAATTTTTTTACGATCCGAGGCAGAAGATGCTTTTGAAATATCATTCAATGTTTTAAGAAACCGTATTGATAAATTTGGTGTTGCACAACCAAACATTCAAAAACTTGGAAATTCAGGCAGGATTTTAGTTGAATTACCTGGTGTAAAGGAAAAAGAACGTGTAAGAAAGTTATTACAAGGTACTGCAAAACTTGAGTTCTTCGAAACTCATGAAAATAAAAATATTTATCCCCTTCTTGAGGCAGCAAATGAGGTAGTAAAAGAATTAAAAAAAGAAGCAGGAATTGATTCCACAGCTATTGTAGTGGATGAAATTCAAGCCTCTGCTGAACAAGTTGCACCTCAGGAAGAATTGGTCCAGACAGAAAAAGAAAAACCAACCCTTCTTGAAAAATTAGAGCTTGAGGATACTACAAGTGTTAGTGATACTTTAGCGGCTGAAAAAAATCTTCAGGAACTTGCCAAAGAATATCCTCTTTTTGCTTTACTAAACCCTTCAGGGGCAGAACAAGGACCTGTAGTTGGTTATGCCTTAATTAGAGATACTGCAAAAGTAAATGAATACCTAAATCACAAGAAAGTAAGAGCAGTTTTTCCTTCAAGAACCGAATTTCTTTGGACTGTTAAGGCCTTTGATAAAGAAGGAAAAGCATTGCAACTCATAGCAATTAACCCTGCTTCTCCAGATGGAAAAGCAGCTATGGAAGGGGATGTAATTACCGATGCAAGACAAACTTTCGGCCAGTTTGGTGCTACTCCAGAAATTAGCATGACTATGAACGCTGCAGGAGCAAGGAAATGGAGAGAACTCACAAGCAATAACATTGGTAAAAGCATTGCAATTGTTTTAGATGATTTTGTTTATTCTTTCCCTACAGTACAAGGAGAAATTTCTGGTGGCCAGTCTTCCATTACTGGTAATTTTTCTATTACCGAGGCAAAAGATCTTGCCAATGTTCTTAAAGCAGGTAAACTTCCTGCTCCAGCAAGGATTGTTGAAGAGGCTGTAGTTGGCCCATCTTTAGGAGAAGAGTCAATAAGGGCAGGTTTGATTTCCTTTGTTATTGCACTTTTACTTGTTTTAGTTTACATGGTATTTTATTACAATCAGGCTGGTTTAGCTGCGAATTTTGCCCTTCTTGCCAACCTCTTCTTTATTTTTGGTGTACTTGCCTCTTTAGGTGCTGTTTTAACACTTCCTGGTATTGCAGGTATTGTATTGGTTATTGGTATGTCAGTTGATGCCAACGTACTTATATTTGAAAGAATACGAGAGGAACTTTCCACAGGAAAAGGCCTTAGGCTGGCAATTGAGGATGGTTATCAAAAAGCATATTCTTCAATTATTGATGCAAACGTAACCTCTTTGTTAACCGGTATTATTCTTTATACATTTGGTACTGGACCAATCAGGGGCTTTGCTACAGTGCTTATCATTGGTATTTTAACTTCCCTTTTTGCTGCAATTTTCCTTACAAGATTAATTTTTCTTTACAGGTTGGATAAAAACAAAAGCGTTAAGTTTTTCACTAAATTCACTGAAAATGCTTTCAAAAATTCAAACTTTGATTTTGTTAGTAAAAGAAAAATCTATTATTTGATTTCAGGAATTATTATTACTGGAGGAATTATTTCTTTTGCAGCCAGGGGATTAAATATGGGTGTTGATTTTGTTGGAGGAAGATCCTATGTAGTAAGGTTTGATCAGGATGTAAGAACAATTGATTTACGGAGTGCACTTACTACTGCTTTTGATGAGGCTCCTGAAGTGAAAACTTTTGGTGGAGCTCAACAAGTAAAAATTACTACTAAATATTTGATTGATTCCCAGGAAGAAGATGCTGAACAGATTGTTGAGAATAAACTTATAGAAGGACTTTCTCAATTTGGTGATGGCAATTTTGAAATAATGAGTTCTCAAAAAGTAGGTCCTACAGTTGCGAATGATATTAAAGCAGCTGCAGTTTGGGCTATTTTATTTTCTTTTCTTGTTATTTTCCTTTATATTATTTTGAGGTTTAAAAAATGGCAATTTGGATTAGGTGCGCTTGTAGCTATTTTTCATGACGTGCTAATTGTTCTTGCTTGTTTCTCATTATTTTATGGAATACTGCCTTTTTCCTTGGAAATTGACCAGGCGTTTATCGCAGCTATACTTACGGTAATTGGTTACTCCATAAATGATACAGTGGTTGTATTTGACCGTATAAGGGAATACCTTTCTACCTCAAGAAAAAGAGAAATGGATACCTTGATAAATGAAGCATTAAACAGTACATTGAGTCGTACATTTAATACTTCGTTTACAATTTTTATCGTTTTGATTGCTATATTTATTTTTGGAGGTGAAGTGATCAGAGGATTCTCTTTTGCATTATTGATTGGAATTGTTGTAGGAACTTATTCCTCTATTTGCATTGCAACTCCAATTGTAATTGACTTTAGCAAGAAACCTGAAGAATTAAAATAA
- a CDS encoding T9SS type A sorting domain-containing protein produces MKKCILPFLLSIILLINREKVFSQPYLIRNDSIPVKINSDFIKNPWTGGHNFCQFSEIDLNGDGIKDLFVFDRSGNKITTYINKGIPGVIDYTNAPEYAGKFPGLKNWVLLRDYNCDGKEDIFTHTNAGIAVYRNDSDINEIKFTLVKDLILSKYYPSDVMSYNLYVSSVDIPSVMDFDGDGDMDILTFSSFGSSVELHLNNSVQTFGNCDSLQYEVVERCWGKFTEGMNFDYTLNQSCKRSSENNGSGGLRHAGSTLLSLDLTGNGALDLVIGDIGFSNMAYLLNAGTSTNGQISEAYLNFPSSSSPVNLTLFPAAFYVDVDNDGINDLLISANAENASENFKSIWYYKNQNRNDSADFKFVQDDFLQNSMIDVGEGAYPVLSDYNMDGKTDLFVGNYGYYTGSGNYSSSISLFKNTGTVSVPAFELVTRDYANISSFGLRNVYPAFGDLDGDGDLDMLIGEDNGQLFYFENIASIGSLPSYTLNSPNYFGIDVGQSSTPQLFDVNGDGLVDLLIGERNGSLNYIQNTGSINAPVFNSTNMVQYFGGVDVRISSNITGYSIPFIFKENNTLKLIVGSESGRLFYYNNIEQNLNGSFNLVSDFYAGLKEGSRTSPAGFDLNNNGEHDLFIGNYAGGLSYFENALTSLKTELNQEIEFKIFPNPASSHIKVELIVEGTKKPAELIIYNYLGELLSKEKVINSGTIIVNTAFLADGIYFIMVKNEDKQAIEKFIIKRN; encoded by the coding sequence ATGAAAAAATGCATTTTACCTTTTCTCCTATCCATCATTCTGCTTATTAATAGAGAAAAAGTATTTTCTCAACCTTATTTAATCAGAAATGATTCAATTCCTGTTAAAATCAATTCTGATTTTATCAAAAACCCTTGGACAGGCGGTCACAACTTTTGCCAGTTCTCGGAAATAGATTTAAACGGGGATGGAATAAAAGATTTATTTGTATTTGATCGTTCTGGAAATAAAATCACTACCTATATTAATAAAGGAATTCCAGGAGTTATTGATTATACCAATGCCCCGGAATATGCCGGTAAATTTCCTGGTTTAAAAAACTGGGTTCTTTTAAGGGATTACAATTGTGATGGAAAGGAAGATATTTTTACTCACACCAATGCTGGAATTGCGGTTTACAGGAATGATTCAGATATAAATGAAATAAAATTCACCCTGGTAAAAGATTTAATTCTTTCAAAATACTATCCCTCAGATGTTATGTCCTATAATTTATATGTAAGCTCAGTTGATATTCCTTCCGTTATGGATTTTGATGGGGATGGGGATATGGATATCTTAACTTTTAGTAGTTTTGGAAGTTCTGTTGAATTGCATTTGAACAATTCAGTACAAACCTTTGGTAATTGCGATAGTTTACAATATGAGGTTGTGGAACGTTGCTGGGGAAAATTTACCGAGGGTATGAATTTTGACTATACCCTTAATCAATCCTGTAAAAGAAGTAGCGAAAACAACGGAAGTGGAGGACTCAGGCATGCTGGCTCTACTCTGCTATCACTTGACTTAACAGGAAATGGTGCTCTGGATCTTGTAATTGGTGATATTGGATTCTCCAATATGGCTTATTTGTTAAACGCAGGCACTTCAACTAATGGACAAATTTCAGAGGCATATCTTAATTTCCCCAGCAGTTCATCACCCGTTAATTTAACATTATTTCCAGCAGCTTTCTATGTTGATGTTGATAATGATGGAATAAATGATTTACTAATAAGCGCCAATGCAGAAAATGCTTCTGAAAATTTCAAAAGTATATGGTATTATAAAAATCAAAACAGAAATGATTCTGCTGATTTTAAATTTGTTCAGGATGATTTTCTGCAAAATTCTATGATAGATGTTGGTGAAGGAGCTTATCCTGTATTATCGGATTATAACATGGATGGAAAAACGGATTTATTTGTTGGCAATTACGGTTATTATACCGGTTCTGGAAACTATTCTTCCAGTATTTCGCTATTTAAAAATACAGGTACAGTATCAGTTCCAGCTTTTGAACTTGTAACACGTGATTATGCAAATATTTCATCCTTTGGATTACGGAATGTTTACCCTGCTTTCGGAGATTTGGATGGTGATGGAGATTTAGATATGCTTATTGGTGAAGATAATGGTCAACTTTTTTATTTTGAAAACATTGCAAGTATTGGTAGTTTACCTTCCTACACATTAAATTCCCCTAATTACTTTGGAATAGATGTGGGCCAATCCTCAACCCCACAACTTTTTGATGTGAATGGAGATGGCCTGGTTGATTTATTAATAGGGGAAAGAAATGGTTCTTTAAATTACATCCAAAATACGGGAAGCATTAATGCTCCTGTATTCAATTCAACTAATATGGTTCAGTATTTTGGAGGTGTTGATGTAAGAATAAGTTCTAATATAACCGGTTATAGTATTCCTTTCATTTTTAAAGAAAACAATACATTAAAATTGATTGTAGGGTCAGAAAGCGGAAGGCTTTTTTATTACAATAACATAGAACAAAATCTAAACGGAAGCTTTAACCTTGTTAGTGATTTTTATGCAGGATTAAAAGAAGGTTCAAGAACATCCCCAGCAGGTTTTGATTTAAATAACAATGGTGAACATGATCTTTTTATAGGCAATTATGCAGGTGGATTAAGCTATTTTGAAAATGCATTAACGTCATTAAAAACAGAATTAAATCAAGAAATTGAATTTAAAATTTTCCCCAATCCTGCATCATCCCATATAAAAGTAGAACTAATTGTAGAAGGTACAAAAAAGCCTGCTGAATTAATAATTTACAATTATTTAGGGGAATTACTTTCAAAGGAAAAAGTAATAAATTCTGGAACAATCATAGTTAATACTGCCTTTTTAGCTGATGGCATCTATTTTATAATGGTTAAAAACGAGGACAAACAGGCAATTGAAAAATTTATTATCAAAAGGAATTAG